The Saccharomyces cerevisiae S288C chromosome VII, complete sequence genome includes a region encoding these proteins:
- the AMA1 gene encoding Ama1p (Activator of meiotic anaphase promoting complex (APC/C); Cdc20p family member; required for initiation of spore wall assembly; required for Clb1p degradation during meiosis; prevents premature assembly of the meiosis I spindle, required for DSB induced prophase I arrest) gives MATPHLYHRYNSKSSNKNINSSGNSTEVDRFIPKSVSRNAYKSIPMLNGFDISYSELCEKSPSPERLSSPEFFNELRNTGHYESISTTNEFSMSSISSSSESQVTRSGSARASRNDYSKLTKEQKDHRKNIAHSLGFQLPDRVFTFETTSAEILEKNKAIKNCFGPGSCAEIRSTFDFSTLSPDVARYYIANSNARSASPQRQIQRPAKRVKSHIPYRVLDAPCLRNDFYSNLISWSRTTNNVLVGLGCSVYIWSEKEGAVSILDHQYLSEKRDLVTCVSFCPYNTYFIVGTKFGRILLYDQKEFFHSSNTNEKEPVFVFQTESFKGICCLEWFKPGEICKFYVGEENGNVSLFEIKSLHFPIKNWSKRQKLEDENLIGLKLHSTYQAQAQQVCGISLNEHANLLAVGGNDNSCSLWDISDLDKPIKKFVLPHKAAVKAIAFCPWSKSLLATGGGSKDRCIKFWHTSTGTLLDEICTSGQVTSLIWSLRHKQIVATFGFGDTKNPVLITLYSYPKLSKLLEVRSPNPLRVLSAVISPSSMAICVATNDETIRFYELWNDKEEIINEIQESGIYGSNIIEYMEGIETTHNKRIR, from the exons atggctACTCCCCATTTATATCACAGATATAACTCCAAAAGCTCTaacaaaaatatcaattcGAGCGGAAATTCTACAGAGGTTGACCGTTTCATTCCAAAATCAGTTTCGAGAAATGCTTATAAGTCTATTCCAATGTTAAATGGGTTTGACATAAGTTACTCAGAACTTTGCGAGAAATCTCCTTCACCTGAGCGGCTATCATCCCCTGAATTCTTTAACGAACTGCGAAACACCGGGCATTACGAATCAATCAGTACAACAAATGAGTTTTCCATGTCAAGTATCTCTAGCTCTTCTGAGAGTCAAGTTACCAGAAGTGGAAGTGCAAGAGCTTCAAGAAACgattattcaaaattaacTAAAGAGCAAAAGGACCatagaaagaatattgcaCATTCTCTTGGTTTTCAATTGCCCGACCGTGTCTTTACGTTTGAGACCACAAGTGCTGAAATTctggaaaagaataaagcCATCAAAAATTGCTTTGGACCAGGAAGTTGCGCCGAAATAAGATCAACCTTTGACTTTAGTACACTCTCGCCCGATGTTGCCCGTTATTATATCGCTAATTCTAACGCAAGATCAGCTTCCCCACAAAGACAAATCCAAAGACCTGCTAAACGAGTAAAGTCACATATTCCATACCGTGTATTGGATGCACCTTGCCTGAGaaatgatttttattcGAACTTAATTTCTTGGTCAAGAACCACAAACAACGTTTTGGTGGGACTGGGTTGCTCCGTATACATCTGGTCTGAGAAAGAAGGAGCGGTATCTATATTGGACCATCAATACTTAAGTGAAAAGAGGGATTTAGTGACATGCGTCTCATTCTGTCCTTACAATACTTATTTTATTGTTGGTACAAAATTTGGCcgtattcttctttatgatcaaaaagaattttttcattccaGCAACACAAACGAAAAGGAACCAGtatttgttttccaaaCTGAATCCTTCAAAGGAATATGTTGCCTAGAATGGTTCAAACCAGGTGaaatttgcaaattttATGTTGGAGAGGAAAATGGCAATGTGAGCCTCTTTGAAATAAAGAGTTTGCATTTCCCCATAAAAAACTGGAGTAAAAGACAAAAACTcgaagatgaaaatttaaTAGGATTGAAACTTCATTCCACTTATCAAGCTCAGGCACAGCAAGTCTGTG GTATTTCTCTGAATGAACATGCAAACCTGCTTGCAGTCGGCGGCAATGATAATTCTTGTAGCTTATGGGATATTTCCGACTTGGATAAACCTATTAAAAAGTTTGTTCTTCCACATAAAGCGGCTGTGAAGGCCATTGCCTTTTGTCCTTGGTCGAAGTCTTTGTTGGCTACGGGTGGTGGAAGCAAAGACAGATGTATTAAGTTTTGGCATACATCGACAGGCACATTGTTGGATGAGATTTGCACCTCGGGACAGGTGACGTCTTTGATATGGTCGTTGAGACATAAACAGATTGTTGCTACTTTTGGATTCGGTGATACCAAGAATCCTGTATTAATAACACTATACTCATATccaaaattatcaaaactACTCGAAGTTAGGTCGCCCAACCCTTTGCGTGTACTGAGCGCAGTAATCTCTCCAAGTTCCATGGCAATTTGCGTTGCCACTAACGATGAAACGATAAGATTTTATGAACTGTGGAACGATAAGGAGGAAATAATTAATGAAATTCAAGAGAGTGGGATTTATGGAtctaatattatagaaTATATGGAGGGTATCGAAACAACACATAACAAAAGAATAAGgtaa
- the DIE2 gene encoding dolichyl-P-Glc:Glc(2)Man(9)GlcNAc(2)-PP-dolichol alpha-1,2- glucosyltransferase (Dolichyl-phosphoglucose-dependent alpha-1,2-glucosyltransferase; located in the ER; functions in pathway that synthesizes the dolichol-linked oligosaccharide precursor for N-linked protein glycosylation; has a role in regulation of ITR1 and INO1; human homolog ALG10B can complement yeast die2 null mutant) has translation MDAKKNTGEANNDVLEEEAAIQLIAPGIARNLTQEVITGIFCNVVIYPLLLIYFVLTFRYMTTNIVPYEFIDEKFHVGQTLTYLKGKWTQWDPKITTPPGIYILGLINYYCIKPIFKSWSTLTILRLVNLLGGIIVFPILVLRPIFLFNALGFWPVSLMSFPLMTTYYYLFYTDVWSTILILQSLSCVLTLPFGPVKSIWLSAFFAGVSCLFRQTNIIWTGFIMILAVERPAILQKQFNTHTFNNYLKLFIHAIDDFSNLVLPYMINFVLFFIYLIWNRSITLGDKSSHSAGLHIVQIFYCFTFITVFSLPIWISRNFMKLYKLRIKRKPVQTFFEFIGIMLIIRYFTKVHPFLLADNRHYTFYLFRRLIGNKSRLIKYFFMTPIYHFSTFAYLEVMRPNQLTFHPITPLPIKEPVHLPIQLTHVSWTALITCTMVTIVPSPLFEPRYYILPYFFWRIFITCSCEPLIKDLKPAKEGENPITISSTKRLFMEFLWFMLFNVVTLVIFSKVSFPWTTEPYLQRIIW, from the coding sequence ATGGatgcaaagaaaaatactgGTGAAGCCAATAATGATGTATTGGAAGAGGAAGCAGCGATTCAGTTGATTGCACCAGGTATAGCGAGAAACTTAACACAAGAAGTCATTACCGGTATCTTCTGTAATGTAGTAATAtatcctcttcttctaataTATTTTGTCTTAACTTTCCGTTACATGACTACAAATATTGTACCTTATGAATTTATAGATGAAAAGTTTCACGTTGGCCAAACTTTGACCTATTTAAAAGGTAAATGGACTCAATGGGACCCTAAAATAACAACCCCCCctggaatctatattttgGGTTTAATTAATTATTATTGTATAAAGCCCATATTCAAGTCGTGGAGCACACTAACCATACTAAGATTAGTTAATTTACTTGGAGGGATTATCGTTTTCCCCATTTTAGTACTCAGGCCaatattcctttttaaTGCCTTAGGTTTTTGGCCCGTTTCATTAATGAGCTTCCCATTGATGACAACTTATTATTACTTATTTTACACCGATGTGTGGTCTACAATTCTGATATTGCAATCACTCAGCTGCGTGTTAACATTACCGTTTGGCCCCGTGAAGAGTATATGGTTGAgtgctttttttgctgGTGTAAGCTGTCTCTTCAGACAAACGAATATCATTTGGACGGGATTTATAATGATTCTTGCTGTTGAACGCCCAGCCATTTTACAAAAACAGTTCAACACGCATACGTTCAATAActatttgaaattattcaTTCATGCTATTGACGATTTCTCCAACCTTGTTCTGCCCTATAtgataaattttgttttgttcttcatttaTCTGATTTGGAACAGATCCATAACACTAGGTGATAAGTCCAGCCACTCAGCAGGCCTGCATATAGTACAAATATTCTATTGTTTCACATTCATCACCGTTTTCAGTTTACCTATATGGATATCTCGTAATTTTATGAAGTTGTACAAATTAAGAATAAAACGGAAGCCAGTacaaactttttttgaatttattggTATTATGCTAATCATAAGATACTTTACAAAAGTTCACCCATTTTTGTTAGCAGATAATAGACACTACACGTTCTACCTCTTCAGAAGATTGATAGGCAACAAAAGTAGACTAATCAAGTACTTTTTTATGACACCAATCTATCATTTCTCCACTTTCGCATACCTTGAAGTGATGAGACCCAACCAGCTCACCTTTCACCCCATCACTCCACTCCCCATCAAAGAACCTGTACATTTACCCATACAACTGACACATGTATCGTGGACGGCCTTAATAACGTGCACCATGGTAACTATCGTTCCATCACCCTTATTCGAACCTCGTTACTATATATTGCcctatttcttttggagAATATTTATTACCTGCAGCTGCGAACCTTTGATAAAGGATTTAAAACCTGCTAAAGAAGGCGAAAACCCAATTACCATAAGCAGTACGAAAAGACTGTTCATGGAATTTTTATGGTTCATGCTCTTCAATGTCGTTACTTTAGTTATCTTTTCCAAGGTCTCATTTCCTTGGACCACTGAGCCCTATTTGCAAAGAATAATATGGTGA
- the OTO1 gene encoding Oto1p (Small toxic protein; overexpression inhibits ergosterol biosynthesis; not required for normal growth, not conserved in related yeast species including S. paradoxus), with the protein MNVRGNQCIMSIRVFLKAGESSLSFAIKWLKRFEATTKKNQYIQNGWPLKDGNKKRK; encoded by the coding sequence ATGAACGTTCGTGGAAATCAATGCATTATGTCTATAAGAGTATTCCTAAAAGCAGGAGAAAGTTCGCTATCATTTGCCATTAAGTGGCTCAAACGGTTTGAGGCCACTacgaagaaaaatcaatataTACAAAACGGTTGGCCACTAAAAgatggaaataaaaaaagaaaataa
- the SMI1 gene encoding Smi1p (Protein involved in the regulation of cell wall synthesis; proposed to be involved in coordinating cell cycle progression with cell wall integrity) — protein MDLFKRKVKEWVYSLSTDDHYAEYNPDETPTFNMGKRLNSNNGQVNPSQMHLNSVDEEMSMGFQNGVPSNEDINIDEFTSTESNDGVSETLLAWRHIDFWTSEHNPDLNATLSDPCTQNDITHAEEDLEVSFPNPVKASFKIHDGQEDLESMTGTSGLFYGFQLMTLDQVVAMTQAWRNVAKNLNKRSQQGLSHVTSTGSSSSMERLNGNKFKLPNIPDQKSIPPNAVQPVYAHPAWIPLITDNAGNHIGVDLAPGPNGKYAQIITFGRDFDTKFVIAENWGEFLLSFANDLEAGNWYLVDDNDDYFSGDGELVFRDKKSNGPIQDYFEVLKRRTWIKYQENLRSQQQKSQPDTSLQEQKYVPASQKKVAAEQPSTLNAESIKGEDSGSADVQSVQDHESVKIVKTEPSEAETTTVNTESLGQAEHEIKADNVDIKQESERKEDEKQPKVEEKEHVENEHVTESAKKDDDVNKQTEEMNKKEENEIRSDDAKVEEAREEFENIAL, from the coding sequence ATGGATctattcaaaagaaaagttaaaGAATGGGTATACTCCCTCAGCACTGACGACCATTATGCAGAGTATAACCCCGATGAAACGCCTACTTTTAACATGGGTAAACGTTTAAACAGCAACAATGGTCAGGTAAATCCCTCTCAAATGCATTTGAATAGTGTAGATGAGGAAATGAGCATGGGATTTCAAAATGGCGTGCCATCTAATGAAGACATaaatattgatgaatttaCGTCCACGGAGTCAAACGATGGTGTCTCTGAAACCCTCTTAGCTTGGAGACACATCGATTTTTGGACCAGTGAACATAATCCAGATTTAAATGCAACTTTGAGTGATCCTTGCACCCAAAACGATATCACTCACGCAGAGGAAGACTTGGAAGTTAGCTTTCCCAACCCAGTAAAAGCgtctttcaaaattcatGATGGCCAAGAAGATTTAGAATCGATGACCGGTACTTCTGGCTTGTTTTATGGCTTCCAACTAATGACACTAGATCAGGTTGTAGCTATGACTCAGGCCTGGAGAAACGTCGCAAAGAACCTAAACAAAAGATCTCAACAAGGTTTATCCCATGTTACATCTACTggctcttcttcatctatgGAAAGACTAAATGGTAACAAGTTCAAACTGCCAAATATCCCAGATCAAAAATCTATTCCTCCAAATGCAGTGCAACCGGTATATGCACATCCTGCTTGGATTCCTTTAATAACGGACAATGCCGGTAACCATATCGGTGTTGACTTGGCGCCTGGTCCAAATGGTAAATATGCTCAAATTATAACATTTGGGAGGGACTTCGATACGAAATTTGTCATTGCTGAAAATTGGGGTGAATTTCTGTTATCGTTTGCCAACGATTTGGAAGCTGGTAATTGGTATTTAGTAGATGACAATGACGACTACTTTAGCGGTGATGGTGAATTGGTCTTCAGGGATAAGAAATCTAATGGTCCTATACAAGATTATTTCGAAGttttaaaaagaagaacgtGGATCAAGTATCAAGAAAACTTGAGATCACAACAGCAAAAATCTCAACCTGACACATCCTTGCAGGAGCAGAAATACGTGCCTGCCTCGCAAAAGAAAGTGGCAGCTGAACAGCCTTCTACCCTCAACGCAGAATCCATAAAGGGCGAAGATAGTGGTAGTGCAGATGTACAATCTGTTCAAGATCACGAATCTGTCAAAATTGTGAAAACAGAACCTAGCGAAGCGGAGACTACAACTGTAAATACAGAAAGCCTTGGACAAGCAGAGCATGAAATCAAAGCTGATAATGTAGACATTAAACAAGAAAGCGAGAGGaaagaagacgaaaagCAACCAAaggttgaagaaaaagaacacGTTGAAAACGAACATGTCACAGAATCAGCAAAAAAAGACGATGATGTAAATAAGCAAACagaagaaatgaacaaaaaggaagaaaatgaaataagAAGTGATGATGCTAAAGTGGAAGAAGCGAgagaagaatttgaaaatatagCTTTATGA
- the BNS1 gene encoding Bns1p (hypothetical protein; FEAR network component that partially overlaps the function of SPO12 in promoting Cdc14p release from the nucleolus during early mitotic anaphase and mitotic exit; overexpression partially suppresses the meiotic defect of spo12; BNS1 has a paralog, SPO12, that arose from the whole genome duplication), translating into MSYGGSASQDIVTKLIRKIQNTSVSCTRRDENLDSFNQHLKMSLKVAHNTKTFAKHCLHRQVFKNTYRKRKAVEDQRKNLNTQLRQKFASPSDNLLSPCSRKLNDHKSKLFSAKSQPKTLEFVRGKQNIPRKPNVDI; encoded by the coding sequence ATGTCATACGGCGGATCGGCATCCCAAGATATAGTGACAAAATTGATtagaaaaatccaaaatacGTCTGTGTCTTGCACCAGGAGGGATGAAAATCTAGATTCTTTTAATCAACACTTGAAAATGAGTCTTAAAGTTGCGCATAACACGAAGACATTTGCAAAGCATTGCCTTCATCGACAAGTATTCAAGAATACGTATcggaaaagaaaagcagtGGAAGatcaaaggaaaaactTGAACACGCAACTTAGGCAAAAATTTGCGTCGCCGTCAGACAATTTGCTTTCACCATGCTCTAGAAAACTGAATGATCACAAGTCAAAACTTTTCTCAGCCAAATCGCAACCCAAAACACTGGAGTTTGTGCGGGGCAAACAGAATATACCACGCAAGCCGAATGTAGACATTTAA